One region of Pseudomonas sp. B21-040 genomic DNA includes:
- a CDS encoding peptide ABC transporter ATP-binding protein, translating to MAVVLTARDLTRHYEVSRGLFKGHATVRALNGVSFELHAGKTLAVVGESGCGKSTLARALTLIEEPSSGSLKIAGQEVTGADKAQRKQLRKDVQMVFQSPYASLNPRQKVGDQLGEPLLINTNLSASERREKVQAMMKQVGLRPEHYQRYPHMFSGGQRQRIALARAMMLQPKVLVADEPTSALDVSIQAQVLNLFMDLQQEFNTAYVFISHNLAVVQHVADDVMVMYLGRPVEMGPKNDIYERPLHPYTQALLSATPTIHPDPNKPKIKIVGELPNPLNPPSGCAFHKRCPYATERCSTEEPALRPLDNRQVACHYAEDISD from the coding sequence ATGGCCGTCGTACTTACCGCCCGGGACCTGACCCGTCACTACGAAGTGTCCCGCGGCCTGTTCAAGGGCCATGCGACCGTGCGCGCCCTCAACGGCGTGTCGTTTGAACTGCATGCCGGCAAAACCCTTGCTGTCGTCGGTGAATCGGGTTGCGGCAAATCCACCCTGGCCCGTGCCCTGACCCTGATCGAAGAGCCGTCCTCCGGCTCCTTGAAAATCGCCGGCCAGGAAGTCACCGGCGCCGACAAGGCCCAGCGCAAGCAACTGCGCAAAGACGTGCAGATGGTGTTCCAGAGCCCGTACGCGTCGCTCAACCCTCGGCAAAAAGTCGGTGATCAGCTCGGTGAACCGCTGCTGATCAACACCAACCTGAGTGCGTCCGAACGTCGCGAGAAAGTCCAGGCGATGATGAAGCAGGTGGGCTTGCGTCCCGAGCACTACCAGCGTTATCCGCACATGTTCTCCGGCGGTCAGCGCCAGCGGATTGCCCTGGCCCGCGCGATGATGTTGCAGCCTAAAGTGCTGGTGGCGGATGAGCCGACCTCGGCATTGGACGTGTCGATCCAGGCGCAGGTGTTGAACCTGTTCATGGATTTGCAGCAAGAGTTCAACACCGCCTACGTGTTCATCTCGCACAACCTGGCGGTGGTGCAACACGTGGCTGATGACGTGATGGTGATGTACCTCGGTCGCCCGGTGGAAATGGGGCCGAAGAACGACATCTACGAGCGTCCGCTGCACCCGTACACCCAGGCGCTGCTGTCGGCCACACCGACCATTCACCCGGACCCGAACAAGCCGAAAATCAAAATCGTCGGCGAGTTGCCCAACCCGCTGAACCCGCCGTCCGGTTGCGCTTTCCACAAGCGCTGCCCGTATGCCACCGAGCGCTGCAGCACCGAAGAGCCAGCCCTGCGCCCTCTCGATAACCGCCAGGTGGCTTGCCACTACGCGGAAGACATCAGCGACTGA
- a CDS encoding ABC transporter permease subunit, which translates to MTMTTPASTQNQAVAVDQSLLYPSPYKEFWQAFSKNKGAVAGLMFMLLVIFCAIFAPWVAPHNPSEQYRDFLLTPPAWLEGGQIQFLLGTDELGRDLLSRLITGSRLSLMIGLSSVVMSLIPGILLGLFAGFFPRLLGPTIMRLMDIMLALPSLLLAVAIVAILGPGLINTVIAIAVVSLPSYVRLTRAAVMGELNRDYVTAARLAGATLPRLMFITVLPNCMAPLIVQATLSFSSAILDAAALGFLGLGVQPPTPEWGTMLASARDYIERAWWVVSLPGLTILLSVLAINLMGDGLRDALDPKLKNAA; encoded by the coding sequence ATGACCATGACCACTCCAGCTTCAACTCAAAATCAAGCGGTAGCAGTCGATCAAAGCCTGCTTTACCCGTCCCCGTACAAAGAATTCTGGCAAGCGTTCTCCAAAAACAAAGGCGCCGTTGCCGGCCTGATGTTCATGTTGCTGGTGATTTTCTGCGCGATCTTCGCGCCATGGGTTGCCCCGCATAACCCGAGCGAGCAATACCGCGATTTCCTGCTGACCCCGCCAGCCTGGCTGGAAGGTGGGCAGATCCAGTTCCTGCTCGGCACCGATGAACTGGGTCGCGACCTGCTGTCGCGCCTGATCACGGGCTCGCGCCTGTCGCTGATGATCGGCTTGTCGTCGGTGGTGATGTCGTTGATTCCTGGGATCCTGCTGGGTCTGTTCGCCGGTTTCTTCCCGCGCCTTCTGGGCCCGACCATCATGCGTCTGATGGACATCATGCTGGCCCTGCCGTCGCTGCTGCTGGCCGTGGCGATTGTCGCCATCCTCGGCCCTGGCCTGATCAACACCGTGATCGCGATCGCCGTGGTGTCCCTGCCGTCCTATGTTCGTCTGACCCGCGCCGCGGTGATGGGCGAACTGAACCGCGATTACGTGACCGCCGCCCGCCTGGCCGGTGCCACGTTGCCACGCCTGATGTTCATCACCGTGCTGCCGAACTGCATGGCACCGCTGATCGTTCAGGCGACCTTGAGCTTCTCTTCGGCGATTCTCGATGCCGCGGCACTGGGCTTCCTCGGCCTTGGCGTACAACCGCCAACCCCTGAGTGGGGCACCATGCTGGCTTCGGCTCGCGACTACATCGAACGCGCCTGGTGGGTGGTCAGCCTGCCGGGTCTGACCATTTTGCTCAGCGTGCTGGCAATCAACTTGATGGGCGACGGCCTGCGCGATGCGCTGGACCCGAAACTCAAGAACGCCGCCTGA
- a CDS encoding ABC transporter permease subunit, whose product MLSFITRRLGLLIPTFFGITLLTFALIRMIPGDPVEVMMGERRVDPEMHAQAMERLGLNKPLYAQYLDYIGKLAHGDLGESLRTRESVWSEFTSLFPATLELSMAALLFAGILGLLAGVIAALKRGSLFDHGVMGVSLAGYSMPIFWWGLILIMFFSVSLGWTPVSGRIDLLYDIEPRTGFMLIDTLLADDVGAFLDALHHLILPAIVLGTIPLAVIARMTRSSMLEVLREDYIRTARAKGLSPSRVVFVHGLRNALIPVLTVVGLQVGTLLAGAVLTETIFSWPGIGKWLIEAIGARDYPVVQNGILLIACLVIVVNFVVDILYGFANPRIRHQR is encoded by the coding sequence ATGCTGAGTTTTATTACCCGCCGATTGGGGTTATTGATCCCCACGTTTTTCGGCATCACCTTGCTGACTTTCGCGCTGATTCGCATGATTCCAGGCGACCCGGTGGAAGTCATGATGGGCGAACGTCGCGTCGACCCCGAAATGCACGCACAGGCAATGGAACGCCTTGGTCTGAACAAGCCGCTGTATGCCCAGTACCTGGACTACATCGGCAAACTGGCCCACGGCGACCTCGGCGAATCGCTGCGTACCCGTGAAAGCGTGTGGAGCGAGTTCACCTCTCTATTCCCCGCGACCCTGGAACTGTCCATGGCCGCCCTGTTGTTCGCCGGCATCCTGGGCCTCCTGGCCGGGGTGATCGCGGCACTCAAGCGAGGATCCCTGTTCGACCATGGGGTGATGGGCGTCTCCCTGGCGGGGTACTCGATGCCGATCTTCTGGTGGGGCCTGATCCTGATCATGTTCTTCTCGGTGAGCCTGGGCTGGACCCCGGTATCGGGGCGGATCGACCTGCTCTACGACATCGAGCCGCGCACCGGTTTCATGCTGATCGACACGCTGCTGGCCGATGACGTCGGTGCGTTCCTCGATGCCCTGCATCACCTGATCCTGCCGGCCATCGTGCTGGGCACTATCCCGCTGGCCGTTATCGCGCGGATGACCCGTTCGTCGATGCTCGAAGTGCTGCGTGAAGACTACATCCGTACCGCCCGCGCCAAAGGCCTCTCGCCATCGCGCGTGGTGTTCGTGCACGGCTTGCGTAACGCACTGATTCCGGTACTGACCGTGGTCGGCCTGCAAGTCGGCACATTGCTGGCCGGTGCGGTCCTGACCGAGACCATCTTCTCGTGGCCCGGCATCGGCAAATGGCTGATCGAAGCCATTGGCGCCCGGGACTATCCCGTTGTGCAAAACGGCATCCTGCTAATCGCCTGCCTGGTGATTGTGGTCAACTTCGTAGTGGACATCCTCTACGGCTTTGCCAACCCACGCATCCGTCACCAGCGCTGA
- a CDS encoding ABC transporter substrate-binding protein produces MRKKTTLKTMIAAGLILGSGFTHAASNLVFCSEGSPAGFDPGQYTTGTDFDASAETVFNRLSQFERGGTKVIPGLATSWDVSPDGLTYTFHLRDGVKFHTTDYFKPTRDFNADDVLFTFNRMLDKDMPFRKAYPTEFPYFTDMGMNEKITKVEKVDDRTVKFTLKGVDAAFIQNLAMSFASIQSAEYANQLLKEGKAQDINQKPIGTGPFVFSKYQKDAQIRYKGNKDYWKPEDVKIDNLIFAITTDASVRMQKLKKNECQITSFPRPADIKPLQEDKNIKMPSQPGFNLGYIAYNFTHKPFDKLEVRQALDMAVNKKAIIEAVYQGAGQLAVNGLPPTQWSYDESIKDAGYNPQKAKELLKAAGVKEGTEITLWAMPVQRPYNPNAKLMAEMLQADWAKIGIKANIVSYEWGEYIKRGHAGEHDAMLIGFTGDNGDPDNWLGTLYTCNAVNGNNFSKWCDAGYDKLVKAAEATSDVDKRTALYKEAQHVLKAQVPMTPIAHSTVYQPMRTSVQDFQISPFGLSSFYGVYNEQ; encoded by the coding sequence ATGCGCAAAAAAACCACGCTCAAGACCATGATCGCCGCCGGCCTGATCCTCGGTTCCGGCTTCACCCACGCCGCCAGCAACCTGGTGTTCTGCTCCGAAGGCAGCCCGGCTGGCTTCGACCCAGGCCAATACACCACGGGGACCGACTTCGACGCGTCAGCCGAAACCGTATTCAACCGTCTCTCGCAGTTTGAACGTGGCGGCACCAAGGTCATCCCGGGCCTGGCAACCAGCTGGGACGTTTCTCCCGATGGCCTGACCTACACCTTCCACCTGCGTGACGGGGTCAAGTTCCACACCACCGACTACTTCAAGCCGACTCGCGACTTCAACGCCGACGACGTGCTGTTCACCTTCAACCGCATGCTCGACAAGGACATGCCGTTCCGCAAGGCCTACCCCACCGAATTCCCCTACTTCACCGACATGGGGATGAACGAAAAGATCACCAAGGTCGAAAAAGTCGACGACCGTACCGTCAAGTTCACCCTCAAGGGTGTCGACGCAGCCTTCATCCAGAACCTGGCCATGAGCTTCGCCTCGATCCAGTCGGCCGAATACGCCAACCAGTTGCTCAAGGAAGGCAAGGCCCAGGACATCAACCAAAAGCCGATCGGCACTGGCCCGTTCGTGTTCAGCAAGTACCAGAAAGACGCCCAGATTCGCTACAAGGGCAACAAGGATTACTGGAAGCCTGAAGACGTGAAGATCGACAATCTGATCTTCGCCATCACCACCGACGCCTCGGTGCGCATGCAAAAGCTGAAAAAGAACGAATGTCAGATCACCTCCTTCCCGCGCCCGGCCGACATCAAGCCGCTGCAGGAAGACAAGAACATCAAGATGCCTAGTCAACCAGGCTTCAATCTTGGCTATATCGCCTACAACTTCACCCACAAGCCGTTCGACAAGCTCGAAGTACGCCAGGCGCTAGACATGGCGGTAAACAAGAAAGCCATCATCGAAGCCGTTTACCAGGGCGCCGGCCAGTTGGCCGTCAACGGCCTGCCGCCGACCCAGTGGTCCTACGACGAGTCCATCAAGGACGCCGGCTACAACCCGCAGAAGGCCAAGGAGTTGCTGAAGGCTGCAGGCGTGAAAGAAGGCACAGAAATCACCCTCTGGGCCATGCCGGTGCAGCGCCCCTACAACCCCAACGCCAAGCTGATGGCCGAAATGCTCCAGGCCGACTGGGCCAAAATCGGCATCAAGGCCAACATCGTCAGCTATGAGTGGGGCGAGTACATCAAGCGCGGCCACGCCGGCGAGCACGACGCCATGCTGATCGGCTTCACTGGCGACAACGGTGACCCGGACAACTGGTTGGGCACCCTCTACACCTGTAACGCGGTCAACGGCAACAACTTCTCCAAGTGGTGCGATGCTGGCTACGACAAACTGGTGAAGGCCGCCGAGGCCACCTCCGATGTGGACAAGCGCACTGCGCTGTACAAAGAAGCACAGCATGTCCTGAAAGCGCAGGTGCCGATGACCCCGATCGCCCACTCCACGGTCTACCAGCCGATGCGCACCAGTGTGCAGGACTTCCAGATCAGCCCCTTCGGACTCAGCAGCTTCTACGGCGTCTATAACGAACAGTGA
- a CDS encoding helix-turn-helix domain-containing protein — protein sequence MTAEQIGERLRRYRRAANKTLNQVATETGLTASFLSQAERNLTGVSISSLARIANALGIPLNTLFDQPTQPQPDSHQGQRVRYSIGSQPLVYERLSSNFPGNLINAMKMTMAVGYQSELISHEGAEFTYVLSGQIVYTIEGHTYPLGPGGSVHFDSTKQHSIANSGNEVAEVLVVTTMGGLLDDHPTA from the coding sequence ATGACCGCAGAACAGATCGGGGAACGGTTGCGCCGCTACCGCCGTGCCGCCAACAAGACCCTGAATCAAGTCGCCACTGAAACAGGCCTCACAGCCAGCTTCCTGTCCCAGGCGGAGCGTAACCTCACTGGCGTGTCCATCTCCTCGCTGGCGAGAATCGCAAATGCCTTGGGCATTCCGCTCAACACCCTGTTCGACCAGCCCACCCAGCCCCAGCCCGACTCCCACCAGGGCCAGCGCGTGCGGTACTCCATCGGCAGCCAGCCGCTGGTCTACGAGCGCCTGTCCAGCAACTTCCCCGGCAACCTGATCAATGCGATGAAGATGACCATGGCAGTGGGCTACCAGTCCGAGCTCATCTCCCACGAAGGCGCAGAGTTTACCTATGTGCTTTCCGGGCAAATCGTCTACACCATCGAAGGCCACACCTACCCGCTCGGCCCTGGGGGATCGGTGCATTTTGACTCCACCAAGCAACATTCCATCGCCAATTCTGGCAACGAAGTTGCCGAAGTGCTGGTCGTCACCACCATGGGCGGCCTGCTCGACGATCACCCCACGGCCTGA
- a CDS encoding Xaa-Pro peptidase family protein has product MTVGVGGKTPEQALAGLAKMTAGMQPIGLDEYQSRIAKAQSLMLEQGIAALYLNAGSNLCYFTGVKWSPSERMVGAVLPANGPLAYIAPAFEEGTIRDFREVDGVIHGWHEHESPYRLLLDMLAGMGIAADAVVGLCPSLAFFMFDAIRRLGSGFEFVDASCVINQCRYHKSATELALMQRAKDMTLEVHKAAASILRAGISTTEVAEFIREAHRKVGAPGSTFCIVLFGEASAFPHGVKHAQVLKDGDMVLIDTGCLLHGYQSDITRSYVFGTPSDRQRAMWNLEKAAQQAAFDAARLGEPCRVVDAAARLSLEAAGLGPDYQLPGLPHRTGHGIGLDIHEGPYLVRGDQTPLAEGMCFSNEPMICVPGEFGIRLEDHFYMTATGPRWFTQPSYSVDDPFGLEA; this is encoded by the coding sequence ATGACAGTGGGTGTAGGTGGCAAAACTCCGGAACAGGCGCTGGCCGGCCTGGCGAAGATGACCGCGGGCATGCAGCCCATCGGCCTCGACGAATACCAGTCACGCATTGCCAAGGCCCAGAGCCTGATGCTCGAGCAGGGTATCGCTGCCCTCTACCTGAACGCTGGCAGCAACCTGTGCTACTTCACCGGAGTGAAGTGGAGCCCGAGCGAACGCATGGTCGGCGCCGTGCTGCCTGCCAACGGCCCGCTGGCCTATATCGCCCCGGCCTTCGAAGAGGGCACCATCCGCGACTTCCGCGAGGTGGATGGGGTTATCCATGGTTGGCATGAGCACGAGAGTCCCTACCGCCTGCTGCTCGACATGCTCGCTGGAATGGGCATCGCCGCCGACGCAGTGGTGGGCCTGTGCCCATCCCTGGCGTTCTTCATGTTCGACGCAATCCGCCGCCTCGGATCGGGTTTCGAGTTCGTAGACGCTTCTTGCGTGATAAACCAGTGTCGCTATCACAAGTCCGCTACAGAGTTGGCGTTGATGCAGCGCGCCAAAGACATGACCTTGGAAGTGCACAAGGCTGCCGCCAGCATCCTGCGCGCAGGTATCAGCACCACCGAGGTTGCCGAGTTCATCCGCGAGGCGCACCGCAAGGTGGGCGCGCCGGGTTCGACCTTCTGCATCGTTCTGTTCGGCGAGGCCAGCGCCTTCCCCCATGGGGTGAAGCACGCGCAGGTGCTCAAGGACGGCGACATGGTGCTGATCGACACGGGCTGCCTGCTCCACGGCTACCAGTCGGATATCACTCGCAGTTACGTGTTCGGCACCCCGAGCGACCGCCAGCGCGCCATGTGGAACCTGGAAAAGGCCGCCCAGCAGGCCGCCTTCGACGCCGCGCGCCTGGGCGAACCCTGCCGGGTGGTGGATGCCGCTGCGCGGCTTAGCCTGGAAGCCGCCGGTCTCGGCCCGGACTACCAGTTACCCGGCCTGCCGCACCGCACCGGACATGGCATCGGCCTGGACATTCACGAAGGGCCCTACCTGGTGCGTGGTGACCAGACGCCGCTGGCCGAGGGCATGTGCTTCTCCAATGAGCCGATGATTTGCGTACCGGGCGAGTTCGGTATTCGCCTGGAGGATCATTTCTACATGACCGCCACTGGCCCGCGCTGGTTTACCCAGCCGAGCTATTCCGTAGACGACCCGTTCGGGTTGGAGGCCTGA